A genomic stretch from Deinococcus metalli includes:
- a CDS encoding M24 family metallopeptidase, with protein MLFDDQFIQYFASFAFHATERPIALLILPGGERHLFVPRLEREHAQTFAQAERVVDYPEYPGDVHPMQRLAVHLKALGLDRGRIGVDHDGYPAVMGYSGPPVSEVLPDATVLRVSPGIDEQMALKSPAELALIRESVRWGDHAHRLLQKYTEIGASETDVEARATREATAAMVAAIGEQRRTPNRWLSGAVALYRGQIGAASALPHAMTSGVRFQAGDTLVTGAGAGVGGYLSELERTMFMGEPTAEQRTFFAHMLALQDIAFEALKPGATCASVDVAVQAYIDREGLQAYWRHHVGHGLEQRIHEAPFLDRGDARVLRPGMVLSVEPGLYVPGLGGFRHSDTILITDSGMEILTFYPRQLDDLIIG; from the coding sequence GTGCTGTTCGACGACCAGTTCATCCAGTACTTTGCCAGCTTCGCGTTCCACGCGACCGAGCGGCCTATCGCCCTGCTGATCCTGCCCGGCGGGGAGCGGCACCTGTTCGTGCCCCGTCTGGAACGGGAGCACGCGCAGACCTTCGCGCAGGCCGAGCGCGTGGTGGACTACCCCGAGTACCCCGGCGACGTCCACCCCATGCAGCGCCTCGCCGTACACCTGAAAGCCCTGGGGCTGGATCGCGGCCGGATCGGCGTGGACCACGACGGCTACCCGGCCGTGATGGGCTACAGCGGGCCGCCCGTCAGCGAGGTGCTGCCGGACGCGACGGTGCTGCGGGTCTCGCCGGGGATCGACGAGCAGATGGCGCTCAAATCGCCGGCGGAACTCGCGCTGATCCGCGAGAGCGTGCGCTGGGGCGACCACGCCCACCGCCTGCTCCAGAAGTACACCGAGATCGGCGCGAGCGAGACCGATGTGGAAGCGCGCGCGACCCGCGAGGCGACCGCCGCCATGGTGGCGGCCATCGGCGAGCAGCGCCGCACCCCCAACCGCTGGCTGAGCGGCGCGGTCGCGCTGTACCGCGGGCAGATCGGAGCGGCCAGCGCGTTGCCGCACGCCATGACCAGCGGCGTGCGCTTCCAGGCCGGCGACACCCTGGTGACCGGTGCCGGAGCGGGGGTCGGGGGCTACCTCAGCGAACTCGAACGCACCATGTTCATGGGCGAGCCCACGGCCGAGCAGCGCACCTTCTTCGCGCACATGCTGGCGCTCCAGGACATCGCCTTCGAGGCCCTGAAGCCCGGCGCGACATGTGCCAGCGTGGACGTCGCGGTGCAGGCGTACATCGACCGCGAGGGCCTCCAGGCGTACTGGCGGCACCACGTGGGGCACGGGCTGGAGCAGCGCATCCACGAGGCCCCGTTCCTCGACCGGGGCGACGCGCGCGTGCTGCGGCCCGGCATGGTGCTGAGCGTCGAGCCGGGGCTGTACGTGCCGGGCCTGGGCGGCTTCCGGCACTCGGACACCATCCTGATCACGGACAGCGGTATGGAGATCCTGACGTTCTACCCGAGACAGCTCGACGACCTGATCATCGGCTGA
- a CDS encoding MFS transporter, with product MPGCAGRTDLNTPAFTRDRQAGLGYAGFALYTYAVALLGPAVPFLRAELHLDYALAGLHATMFAAGAVAVGAAGERLTARVGRAGSVRLGALGTGLALALLAAAHSPVLSLLAAAVLGVGATVLVTTAQTLLADRDAAHQRTALVEAGIVSSVSGSAAGWLIGTLQQAGAGWRAALLLPVLAAVALSVWRPGTRPEVAAAPASGRPSQPLPRAFWRSWGLVFAIVTVEWGLSFWGAAYLTTRGLAPEAAARTFSAYLLALLAGRLLGGVVIRRVRASTPQVIGAALAVTAAGFTVFWLAPVSGWRAAGLIVTGLGVANLYPLGLSLALAAAPDAQDLASTRITLAVGVAILLAPLALGALADRLDLQVAYGLVPAALLGAALLLDRRPPPG from the coding sequence ATCCCCGGCTGCGCGGGCAGGACTGACCTGAACACCCCGGCCTTCACCCGCGACCGTCAGGCCGGGCTCGGGTACGCCGGCTTCGCGCTGTACACCTATGCCGTCGCCCTGCTGGGGCCGGCCGTGCCGTTCCTGCGTGCAGAACTGCACCTCGACTACGCGCTGGCGGGCCTGCACGCGACCATGTTCGCTGCCGGAGCAGTGGCCGTTGGTGCCGCGGGCGAGCGCCTCACCGCCCGGGTGGGCCGCGCCGGCAGTGTCCGGCTGGGCGCGCTGGGTACCGGGCTGGCGCTCGCGCTGCTCGCGGCCGCGCACAGCCCGGTGCTGAGCCTGCTGGCCGCCGCCGTGCTGGGCGTGGGCGCCACGGTGCTGGTCACCACCGCGCAGACGCTGCTGGCCGACCGGGACGCGGCCCACCAGCGCACCGCGCTCGTCGAGGCGGGCATCGTGTCCAGCGTCAGCGGCAGCGCCGCCGGCTGGCTGATCGGCACCCTTCAGCAGGCCGGCGCCGGCTGGCGGGCCGCTCTGCTGCTGCCGGTGCTCGCGGCCGTGGCGCTGTCGGTGTGGAGACCGGGCACACGACCGGAGGTCGCGGCCGCTCCTGCTTCCGGCCGTCCATCGCAGCCCCTGCCACGCGCCTTCTGGCGAAGCTGGGGTCTGGTGTTCGCCATCGTGACGGTCGAGTGGGGGCTGTCCTTCTGGGGCGCCGCCTACCTGACCACCCGCGGCCTCGCGCCGGAGGCGGCGGCCCGGACCTTCAGCGCGTACCTGCTCGCCCTGCTGGCCGGTCGGCTGCTGGGAGGCGTGGTGATCCGCCGGGTGCGGGCCTCAACGCCCCAGGTGATCGGCGCGGCGCTGGCCGTCACGGCCGCCGGCTTCACCGTGTTCTGGCTGGCCCCGGTGTCCGGGTGGCGGGCGGCGGGTCTGATCGTCACGGGACTGGGCGTGGCGAACCTGTATCCGCTGGGCCTGTCGCTGGCGCTGGCAGCCGCGCCGGACGCGCAGGACCTCGCCAGCACGCGGATCACGCTGGCGGTCGGCGTGGCGATCCTGCTCGCTCCGCTGGCGCTGGGGGCGCTGGCCGACCGGTTGGACCTGCAGGTGGCGTACGGTCTGGTGCCGGCCGCGCTGCTGGGCGCTGCCCTGCTGCTGGACCGCCGCCCGCCGCCGGGCTGA
- a CDS encoding ABC transporter permease: protein MSAATQPETVPIRRVSNGLLARLWRDPLGRLGFVLSVLVLVLGVFAGPLAPVDPFRQDILHRLSGPSAGHLLGTDQFGRDTLARLLYGYRSSLGVAFGAVGIALLIGGTLGILAAYVGGLLDRVVMRVMDVLLAFPVILLAIGIVAVIGPGPANSALAIGIVYIPTFARLLRAPALVLKSSEYVSAAQALGASDGRVIFRHILPNIVAVLLVQTSLALSTAILVEASLSFLGLGTRPPTPSLGLMLSEARSYLTLQPWPAVFSGLAILVASLGFNLLGDSLRDVLDPRLRGQD, encoded by the coding sequence GTGAGCGCCGCGACGCAGCCGGAGACGGTCCCCATTCGGCGTGTCTCAAACGGCCTGCTGGCCCGGCTGTGGCGCGACCCGCTGGGGCGCCTGGGCTTCGTGCTGAGCGTGCTGGTGCTCGTGCTGGGCGTGTTCGCCGGTCCTCTGGCGCCGGTCGATCCCTTCCGGCAGGACATCCTGCACCGCCTCAGCGGCCCGTCGGCGGGGCACCTGCTCGGCACGGATCAATTCGGCCGCGACACCCTGGCCCGGCTGCTGTACGGCTACCGCTCGTCGCTGGGCGTGGCCTTCGGAGCGGTGGGGATCGCGCTGCTGATCGGCGGCACGCTGGGCATCCTGGCCGCGTACGTGGGCGGGTTGCTCGACCGCGTGGTGATGCGCGTAATGGACGTGCTGCTGGCCTTCCCGGTGATCCTGCTCGCCATCGGCATCGTCGCGGTGATCGGGCCGGGGCCGGCAAATTCGGCGCTCGCCATCGGCATCGTGTACATCCCGACCTTCGCCCGGCTGCTGCGCGCCCCGGCGCTGGTGCTCAAGTCCAGCGAATATGTCAGCGCCGCGCAGGCCCTGGGTGCCAGCGACGGCCGCGTGATCTTCCGGCACATCCTGCCGAACATCGTGGCCGTGCTGCTGGTGCAGACGTCGCTGGCCCTCTCGACCGCCATCCTGGTCGAGGCGTCCTTGTCCTTTCTCGGCCTGGGCACCCGCCCACCCACCCCCAGCCTGGGCCTGATGCTGTCCGAGGCCCGCTCGTACCTGACGCTGCAACCGTGGCCGGCGGTGTTCAGCGGCCTAGCCATTCTGGTCGCGTCGCTCGGCTTCAACCTGCTCGGCGACAGCCTGCGCGACGTCCTCGATCCCCGGCTGCGCGGGCAGGACTGA
- a CDS encoding ABC transporter permease, producing MLSYAARRLVDLLVILLGVSVLVFLMIRLIPGDAVQILLGANTEVTPEQIAQMRHTLGLDQPLLTQYGGWLAGVLRGDLGKSVWTGAPISQEILARLPVTLELTVLPLLLASVLAVPLGLLTASWRNSGVERTIRFFTIAGITTPAFWLGTLFIYVAFVVAPDWATIGYVPFTTDPLGHVSRLVLPVIALALPLLAGLIRILRSSLLEVLGQDFIRTARSKGLSERRVLYRHALRNAMVPLLTVLGIQAGYLFGGAIVVEQVFAIPGFGRLIVGAINERNYALVQGAILVVTAGFVLINFVVDLLYAAVDPRVEYR from the coding sequence ATGCTGAGCTACGCCGCCAGACGGCTGGTCGATCTGCTGGTCATCCTGCTGGGCGTGTCCGTGCTGGTGTTCCTGATGATCCGCCTGATCCCGGGCGACGCGGTGCAGATCCTGCTCGGCGCGAACACCGAGGTCACGCCCGAGCAGATCGCCCAGATGCGCCACACCCTGGGCCTGGACCAGCCGCTGCTCACGCAGTACGGCGGCTGGCTGGCCGGGGTGCTGCGCGGCGACCTGGGCAAGAGCGTGTGGACCGGCGCGCCGATCAGCCAGGAGATCCTGGCGCGGCTCCCGGTCACGCTGGAGCTCACGGTGCTGCCGCTGCTGCTCGCCAGCGTCCTGGCCGTGCCGCTGGGCCTGCTGACCGCGTCGTGGCGCAACTCCGGCGTGGAACGCACCATCCGCTTTTTCACCATCGCCGGGATCACCACGCCCGCGTTCTGGCTCGGCACGCTGTTCATCTACGTGGCGTTCGTGGTCGCGCCGGACTGGGCGACCATCGGCTACGTGCCCTTCACCACCGATCCGCTGGGCCACGTGTCGCGGCTGGTGCTGCCGGTCATCGCGCTCGCCCTGCCGCTGCTCGCGGGCCTGATCCGCATCCTGCGCTCGTCGCTGCTGGAGGTGCTGGGCCAGGATTTCATCCGCACCGCGCGCTCCAAGGGCCTGTCCGAGCGCCGGGTGCTGTACCGCCACGCCCTGCGTAACGCCATGGTGCCGCTGCTGACGGTGCTGGGCATCCAGGCCGGCTACCTGTTCGGCGGGGCCATCGTGGTCGAGCAGGTCTTCGCCATCCCCGGCTTCGGGCGCCTGATCGTGGGCGCCATCAATGAACGCAACTACGCGCTGGTGCAGGGCGCCATCCTGGTCGTCACCGCCGGCTTCGTGCTGATCAACTTCGTGGTGGACCTGCTGTACGCGGCCGTCGATCCCCGCGTGGAGTATCGGTGA
- a CDS encoding ABC transporter substrate-binding protein produces MKTFLRAALVSSMLLVTASAQQVTRGGTLQLAVDQSPVGLDPHVATAFSTFVVTGQIYEGLLDIDPALKIRPLLASKYTRSDDGLTYTFTLRSGVKFHNGDPFTAADVVYSMNRVKDSKTASPLASRLASVTSVKASSPTQVTFTLSKPYAPFLSEVATIAIVDQKYVEGGGNLQRAAVGTGPFVLKQWIPDTALLLDKNPSYWAKGQPYLDGLKFNIVPDASTRQLGLQSGTYQFLPNIDASVAVTLKGARSVQLLRSQDLAYSLLGMNVTRKPFDDPRVREALNYAINRPEIVQGVYFGDAQPGGPIPPALKAYATPVNNFPCYSYNPAKARDLLRQAGYPNGVDFSILTFSTIKTVADTAQVLQAELAPAGFRAKIDIQEFGSFVQNWRNSNFDAFVSQNGGSIDPDGQLYRTVVSGGSTNVFKYKDPAVDALLEQGRSTTSNGSRVRTYAQLQKTLACRGPLAFLAYGALYSAARSEVRGFTPNPTRSLAALKTTWISKE; encoded by the coding sequence ATGAAAACGTTCCTGAGAGCCGCCCTCGTCAGCAGCATGCTCCTGGTCACCGCCTCGGCGCAGCAGGTCACGCGCGGGGGCACCCTCCAGCTCGCCGTGGACCAGTCGCCGGTGGGCCTCGACCCGCACGTCGCCACCGCGTTCTCGACCTTCGTGGTGACCGGCCAGATCTACGAGGGCCTGCTCGACATCGACCCGGCGCTCAAGATCCGCCCGCTGCTCGCCAGCAAGTACACCCGCAGCGACGACGGCCTGACCTACACCTTCACGCTGCGCTCCGGCGTGAAGTTCCACAACGGCGATCCCTTCACGGCCGCCGACGTCGTGTACTCCATGAACCGCGTCAAGGACTCCAAGACGGCCTCGCCGCTGGCCAGCCGCCTCGCGTCCGTCACGTCCGTGAAGGCGAGCAGTCCCACGCAGGTCACGTTCACCCTCAGCAAGCCCTACGCGCCCTTCCTGAGCGAGGTGGCGACCATCGCCATCGTGGATCAGAAGTACGTCGAGGGCGGCGGCAACCTCCAGCGCGCGGCGGTCGGCACCGGGCCCTTCGTGCTCAAGCAGTGGATTCCCGATACCGCGCTGCTGCTCGACAAGAACCCCAGCTACTGGGCCAAGGGCCAGCCGTATCTCGACGGCCTGAAGTTCAACATCGTCCCGGACGCCTCGACCAGGCAGCTCGGTCTGCAGAGCGGCACGTATCAGTTCCTGCCCAACATCGACGCCAGCGTCGCCGTGACCCTCAAGGGCGCCCGCAGCGTGCAGCTGCTGCGCTCGCAGGACCTCGCGTACAGCCTGCTCGGCATGAACGTGACCCGCAAGCCCTTCGACGACCCGCGCGTGCGCGAGGCGCTGAACTACGCGATCAACCGCCCGGAGATCGTGCAGGGCGTGTACTTCGGGGATGCCCAGCCCGGCGGCCCGATCCCGCCGGCGCTCAAGGCCTACGCCACGCCGGTCAACAACTTCCCGTGCTACAGCTACAACCCCGCCAAGGCCAGAGACCTGCTCCGGCAGGCCGGCTACCCGAACGGCGTGGACTTCTCGATCCTGACGTTCTCGACCATCAAGACGGTGGCCGACACCGCGCAGGTGTTGCAGGCCGAACTCGCCCCGGCCGGCTTCCGCGCGAAGATCGACATCCAGGAGTTCGGCTCCTTCGTCCAGAACTGGCGCAACTCCAACTTCGACGCCTTCGTGTCGCAGAACGGCGGCTCCATCGACCCCGACGGCCAGCTGTACCGCACGGTCGTGTCGGGCGGCTCCACCAACGTCTTCAAGTACAAGGACCCGGCGGTGGACGCGCTGCTCGAACAGGGCCGCTCGACCACCTCGAACGGCAGCCGCGTCCGCACCTACGCGCAGCTCCAGAAGACCCTGGCGTGCCGCGGGCCGCTGGCCTTCCTCGCCTACGGCGCGCTGTACTCGGCCGCCCGCAGCGAGGTCAGGGGCTTCACGCCCAATCCCACCCGCTCGCTCGCGGCGCTGAAGACCACGTGGATCAGCAAGGAATGA
- a CDS encoding anhydro-N-acetylmuramic acid kinase, which translates to MSRAPRVLGLMTGTSVDGIDAVLVELPGWPALGDSGGPPLLTAPVPRVTVLEHRYTPFRDDLRTALLAAGRDEARTSDITQAHFWLGEVLADAAADLAADADLIASHGQTVHHIPAPDAARGWHTRSTLQIGEASVLVERTGKPVISDFRPPDMAAGGQGAPLVPFADRIMYAEDGVRRAVHNLGGISNLTYLPGLDERGVIAFDTGPANALIDEAAGLFHRRYDDGGRLGARGYVADSLIGTWLDDPYLLAPPPKSTGRERWNLQGLPGVFELNPEDVAATVTAFSAQTIARAYQQFVLPLGLDEVVVAGGGALNPTLMAQLRAALAPVPVLTFEERGWNSGAREAAAFAVLGYHAYQGWPNTLPGTTGARHAVIAGKLSRPAPAGR; encoded by the coding sequence GTGAGCCGCGCGCCGCGCGTGCTGGGCCTGATGACCGGCACCAGCGTGGACGGCATTGACGCCGTGCTGGTGGAGCTGCCCGGCTGGCCCGCCCTCGGCGACTCCGGAGGGCCGCCCCTTCTGACCGCGCCCGTGCCGCGCGTCACGGTGCTGGAGCACCGCTACACGCCCTTCCGCGACGACCTGCGGACCGCGCTGCTCGCTGCCGGCCGGGACGAGGCGCGCACCAGCGACATCACCCAGGCGCACTTCTGGCTGGGCGAGGTCCTCGCGGACGCCGCCGCGGACCTTGCTGCGGACGCTGACCTGATCGCCAGCCACGGGCAGACGGTGCACCACATCCCTGCACCGGACGCCGCGCGCGGGTGGCACACGCGCTCGACCCTCCAGATCGGCGAGGCTTCTGTGCTGGTCGAGCGCACCGGCAAACCGGTGATCTCGGACTTCCGGCCACCGGACATGGCCGCCGGCGGGCAGGGCGCGCCGCTGGTGCCCTTCGCCGACCGCATCATGTACGCCGAGGACGGCGTGCGCCGCGCGGTGCACAACCTGGGTGGCATCAGCAACCTGACGTACCTGCCTGGCCTGGACGAGCGCGGCGTGATCGCCTTCGACACCGGCCCCGCCAACGCCCTGATCGACGAGGCCGCCGGGCTCTTTCACCGCCGCTACGACGACGGCGGCCGCCTGGGCGCGCGCGGCTACGTCGCGGACTCCCTGATCGGCACGTGGCTGGACGACCCGTACCTGCTCGCGCCCCCGCCGAAGTCCACCGGGCGCGAACGCTGGAATCTCCAGGGCCTGCCCGGCGTGTTCGAGCTGAACCCCGAGGACGTCGCGGCGACCGTCACGGCCTTCAGCGCCCAGACCATCGCCCGCGCGTACCAGCAGTTCGTGCTGCCGCTGGGCCTGGATGAAGTGGTCGTGGCCGGGGGCGGCGCGCTGAACCCCACCCTGATGGCGCAGTTGCGCGCCGCCCTGGCGCCGGTTCCGGTGCTGACCTTCGAGGAACGCGGCTGGAACTCCGGCGCGCGCGAGGCCGCCGCCTTCGCGGTGCTGGGCTACCACGCCTACCAGGGCTGGCCCAACACCCTGCCCGGCACCACCGGCGCCCGTCACGCGGTGATCGCCGGCAAACTGTCGCGGCCCGCCCCAGCCGGGCGCTGA